In Yarrowia lipolytica chromosome 1F, complete sequence, a genomic segment contains:
- a CDS encoding uncharacterized protein (Compare to YALI0F08635g, similar to Saccharomyces cerevisiae RPC82 (YPR190C); ancestral locus Anc_7.547, weakly similar to uniprot|P32349 Saccharomyces cerevisiae YPR190c RPC82 DNA-directed RNA polymerase III 82 KD subunit), which translates to MSELHNPDQSSRALFDLCRVLLKGIYGELSAVLVGSLLDYGRQTAAELAKTTKLPLSAVHSGLAALVQNRFVLYWANDRKSGRDTDDIGESSSIHYVANWKEIYQVVRAGGMVDAVRKDFGKGPGGKSNPESGERCAEIAQNLLVYGHMRVADYLEATPEHDRDSVEASIAVMLRKRFLVPVQAWQFKPETDLYARMFRDHLSKLPLSMAESARKNQAAVSAKTELERMQEERNSLNLGFVSGSVARTKGVPVLNRAEKLDHQAVLCANPDKFLVIARNEELAKLAEERCGKTAAEVYRQCLSKYVGRLHSCTQDTSPGAEFNITSMEIAKTIDPRLDGLRPRGKGSRSVSPRPQSKRVKTEEGYTKTGDYDEKEVDVEEDMEEELSGVALATAVSKQMQILAASPLKFVQSVGTKGGGEWYVNFKEATECLRGARYEQIIQWKYGRVAKRLLRAVKDKGKVDEKLLTNIALLPVKEILNHLHDLHSVGALDVQELPRTADRAASRTIFLWHHRANRAYSLISQDIYKSLSRCFERVAAERAKLPILLSKLQREDVKGHEDEFLTEQEKADLKGLRMREEKLLVQMNRLDGLIRVFRDY; encoded by the coding sequence ATGAGCGAGCTGCACAACCCGGACCAGTCTTCGCGGGCTCTGTTCGATCTGTGCCGCGTGCTTCTCAAGGGCATATACGGCGAGCTATCGGCGGTTCTGGTGGGGTCTCTTCTGGACTATGGGCGTCAGACGGCTGCTGAGCTCGCCAAAACCACCAAACTGCCGCTGTCAGCGGTGCACAGTGGTCTGGCGGCGCTGGTGCAGAACCGCTTTGTGCTGTACTGGGCCAACGACCGCAAATCCGGGCGAGATACAGACGACATTGGCGAGTCCAGCTCCATCCATTACGTGGCCAACTGGAAGGAGATTTACCAGGTGGTGCGGGCTGGCGGCATGGTGGATGCGGTGCGAAAGGACTTCGGCAAGGGCCCCGGCGGCAAAAGCAACCCCGAGTCGGGCGAGAGGTGTGCCGAGATTGCCCAGAACCTGCTCGTGTACGGACACATGCGGGTGGCCGACTACCTGGAAGCCACCCCCGAGCACGACCGAGACAGCGTGGAGGCCAGTATCGCGGTGATGCTGCGCAAACGGTTTCTGGTGCCCGTACAGGCGTGGCAGTTCAAGCCCGAGACAGATCTCTACGCACGCATGTTCAGAGACCACCTCAGTAAACTGCCTCTGTCCATGGCCGAGTCTGCCCGAAAGAACCAGGCTGCGGTAAGCGCCAAAACGGAGCTCGAGCGCATGCAGGAGGAGCGCAACTCGCTGAATCTGGGATTTGTGTCGGGCTCTGTGGCCCGAACTAAGGGCGTCCCTGTCCTGAACCGCGCCGAGAAGCTCGACCACCAGGCCGTGCTGTGTGCCAATCCCGACAAGTTTCTGGTGATTGCGCGAaacgaggagctggccaagctggccGAGGAGCGATGTGGCAAGACGGCGGCCGAGGTCTACAGACAGTGTCTCAGCAAGTACGTTGGCCGTCTGCATTCTTGCACTCAAGACACTTCTCCAGGCGCTGAATTCAACATCACGTCGATGGAGATTGCCAAGACAATCGATCCTCGCCTGGACGGTCTTAGACCGCGAGGAAAGGGATCACGATCCGTTTCTCCCCGGCCGCAGAGCAAACGAGTCAAGACTGAAGAGGGATATACAAAGACTGGAGACTatgacgagaaggaggtggacgTTGAAGAAGATATGGAAGAGGAGTTGTCGGGCGTTGCTTTAGCAACAGCAGTATCCAAACAAATGCAGATTTTGGCAGCCTCACCGCTCAAGTTTGTGCAGAGCGTGGGCACCAAGGGCGGAGGAGAGTGGTACGTCAACTTCAAAGAGGCTACCGAGTGCCTGCGGGGCGCGCGATACGAGCAGATCATTCAGTGGAAGTACGGCCGCGTGGCCAAGCGGTTGCTGCGAGctgtcaaggacaaggGCAAGGTGGACGAAAAGCTGCTGACCAATATTGCGCTGTTGCCCGTTaaggagattctcaacCACCTGCACGACTTGCATTCTGTCGGCGCTCTGGACGTGCAAGAGCTGCCTCGAACCGCCGACAGAGCTGCGTCTCGAACCATTTTTCTGTGGCATCATAGAGCCAACCGGGCATACTCGCTCATTTCACAGGACATTTACAAGTCTTTGTCGCGCTGTTTCGAGCGGGTGGCTGCCGAGCGTGCCAAGCTGCCCATTCTGCTGAGCAAGCTGCAGCGAGAGGATGTCAAGGGACACGAAGATGAATTTCTGACCGAGCAGGAAAAGGCGGATCTCAAGGGACTGAGAATGAgagaggagaagctgctggtgcaGATGAACAGGTTGGATGGTTTGATTCGGGTATTTAGAGATTACTAG
- a CDS encoding uncharacterized protein (Compare to YALI0F08657g, weakly similar to uniprot|Q06679 Saccharomyces cerevisiae YDR324c, similar to Saccharomyces cerevisiae UTP4 (YDR324C); ancestral locus Anc_5.366) yields MDVHRCRFVDYNPAGITALAFSRRSELDQNASPDLRLAVGRDNGDIEIWNPRWNWLHETTLRGGKGRSVEGLAWSDSGDSSGKPRLFSIGGSTAITEWNVSTGQPRVNYDCHSGVIWCIAVSDDGTKLAAGCENGSVVVVDLSGGPGVMEHSRVLQRHTCRVLSLAWRGSQVVGGCSDARIRVWDEDGSTIATMKVDTAKGPVAQDDATLVWTVAVVKRAKGDLIVSGDSTGSVKFWDCTHFALNQSFKTHEADILCLAVDAAGDAVFSAGVDKTIACYESVGKRWNQTNVRGYNAHDVRALATYEAKNLSLLASGGVEKVLVVASVNEFAQGPYRKFSVAPPRTQTLVYGSIVAMWNGQTVKLWRRLEGGQRRLVCKLTMSADDNISDVAMFGSLLAVSSLQETKLFELEEVLSSKGHPVLKPNKLMDLEGAHLTVFSPAGELLLISSDSVILISLNEELAPIEELQVPEAVLKGNLIAHGHETEIVAAAFSDTHLALSRRSGHTEIFVRGDRGFKHARTLMRLSAAPATAMAFTGAKTLVVATADNKVVEFDLGSGLLTEWSRSNPEIPDPVASSVDHCTGMFLDPSSKHSQRVWMWGATWLAFVDTSTNIPVERVPKRRLDGEETAKPVTSENQTTTAFWSTSKYRPIIGAEIVDGNELVVVERPAFDIPLPAAFWSKKKKRVD; encoded by the coding sequence ATGGACGTTCATAGATGCCGTTTTGTGGACTACAATCCGGCCGGAATCACGGCGCTGGCGTTCAGCCGACGCTCCGAGCTGGACCAGAACGCCTCGCCGGACCTGAGACTGGCTGTGGGACGAGATAATGGAGATATCGAAATTTGGAACCCCCGATGGAACTGGCTCCATGAGACGACTTTGCGGGGAGGAAAGGGCCGGTCTGTCGAGGGGCTGGCGTGGTCTGACTCGGGCGACTCTTCTGGCAAGCCGCGGCTGTTTTCCATCGGAGGATCGACCGCTATCACCGAGTGGAACGTGTCCACGGGCCAGCCCAGAGTCAACTACGACTGCCACAGCGGTGTGATCTGGTGCATTGCCGTGAGCGACGACGGAACCAAGCTGGCTGCAGGCTGCGAAAACGGCTccgtggtggtggtggatcTGTCTGGAGGCCCTGGTGTGATGGAGCATTCGCGAGTCCTTCAGAGACACACCTGTCGAGTGCTCAGTTTGGCATGGAGAGGCTCGCAGGTGGTGGGCGGCTGTTCGGACGCGCGGATCCGGGTCTGGGACGAAGACGGATCCACCATTGCCACCATGAAGGTCGACACTGCCAAGGGACCTGTGGCACAGGACGACGCTACTCTGGTGTGGACCGTGGCGGTTGTGAAGCGAGCCAAGGGCGATCTGATCGTTTCCGGCGACTCCACGGGCTCGGTCAAGTTCTGGGACTGCACGCACTTTGCTCTGAACCAGTCGTTCAAGACCCACGAAGCCGACATTCTCTGTCTGGCAGTCGATGCAGCCGGAGACGCTGTCTTTTCGGCGGGTGtcgacaagaccatcgCCTGCTACGAGTCTGTGGGCAAGCGATGGAACCAGACCAACGTGCGGGGCTACAATGCCCACGACGTGCGAGCTCTGGCTACTTACGAGGCCAAAAACCTGTCTCTTCTTGCATCTGGAGGCGTGGAAAAGGTGCTTGTGGTTGCTTCCGTTAACGAGTTTGCTCAGGGCCCCTACCGAAAGTTCTCGGTGGCTCCCCCGCGAACCCAGACTCTCGTCTATGGCTCGATTGTGGCCATGTGGAACGGTCAGACTGTCAAGCTGTGGAGACGCCTTGAGGGCGGCCAGAGAAGACTGGTGTGCAAACTGACCATGTCTGCCGATGACAACATTTCTGACGTGGCCATGTTTGGTTCTCTTCTGGCGgtgtcttctcttcagGAGACCAAACTTTtcgagctcgaggaggtGCTTTCTTCCAAGGGCCATCCCGTTCTGAAACCCAACAAGTTGATGGATCTGGAGGGAGCCCACTTGACCGTCTTCTCGCCCGCTGgagagctgctgctcattTCCTCCGATTCCGTCATTCTCATTTCGCTTAACGAGGAGCTCGCACCTATCGAAGAGCTGCAGGTTCCCGAGGCGGTGCTCAAGGGCAACCTCATTGCCCACGGACACGAGACGGAAATCGTCGCTGCTGCCTTTTCAGATACACATCTGGCTCTGTCGCGGCGATCGGGTCACACGGAGATTTTTGTGCGGGGCGACCGAGGCTTCAAACACGCTCGAACACTCATGCGTctgtctgctgctcccgctACCGCGATGGCCTTCACGGGCGCCAAGACACTGGTGGTGGCCACGGCCGACaacaaggtggtggagttcGATCTCGGCTCGGGTCTGCTGACCGAGTGGAGCCGATCCAACCCCGAGATTCCCGACCCCGTGGCTTCTTCGGTCGACCACTGCACAGGCATGTTCCTGGACCCCAGTTCCAAGCACTCCCAGCGAGTGTGGATGTGGGGAGCCACCTGGCTGGCGTTTGTTGACACCTCGACCAACATTCCGGTCGAGCGAGTCCCTAAGCGACGTCtggatggagaggagaCGGCCAAACCCGTCACTTCCGAAAACCAGACTACCACCGCCTTCTGGTCGACCAGCAAATACAGACCAATCATCGGCGCGGAGATTGTGGACGGCAACGAGCTCGTGGTGGTCGAGCGACCGGCGTTCGACATTCCTCTGCCCGCAGCCTTCTggtccaagaagaagaagcgggTTGATTAG